One region of Terricaulis silvestris genomic DNA includes:
- a CDS encoding MarC family protein → MLSLLLASFVTFFVAIDPVAMAPMFTTMTAGMTPEWRRTMAWKSIAIATGILLAFAFGGAWLLEQIHVSIDAFRIAGGILLFLIAVDMLFEKRAERREERAEEVAAKQAQHPSHQDDISVFPLAIPLISGPGAIASIMLFFAEHEAIAERGVILAGVGANLALCLIAFLAAGPLSKIMGETVASMLTRIFGILLAALAAQFVVDGIRNVFGIAA, encoded by the coding sequence ATGCTTTCGCTGCTGCTCGCCTCGTTCGTGACCTTCTTCGTCGCCATCGATCCGGTGGCGATGGCGCCGATGTTCACGACCATGACTGCCGGCATGACGCCCGAATGGCGTCGCACGATGGCGTGGAAATCGATCGCAATCGCGACCGGCATCTTGCTCGCGTTCGCCTTCGGCGGCGCCTGGCTCTTGGAACAGATTCACGTCTCCATCGACGCGTTCCGCATCGCCGGTGGCATCCTCTTGTTCCTCATCGCCGTTGACATGCTGTTCGAAAAGCGCGCCGAACGCCGGGAGGAGAGGGCAGAGGAAGTCGCCGCCAAACAGGCGCAGCACCCGAGCCACCAGGACGACATCTCCGTCTTCCCGCTCGCCATCCCGCTCATCAGCGGCCCCGGCGCCATCGCCTCGATCATGCTGTTCTTCGCCGAGCACGAGGCAATCGCCGAACGCGGCGTGATCCTCGCAGGTGTCGGCGCCAATCTCGCGCTCTGCCTGATCGCGTTCTTGGCGGCGGGTCCGTTGTCCAAGATTATGGGCGAAACTGTCGCCTCGATGCTGACCCGCATCTTCGGCATTCTGCTGGCCGCACTGGCCGCGCAATTCGTCGTCGATGGCATCCGCAACGTGTTCGGCATCGCCGCTTAA
- a CDS encoding nuclear transport factor 2 family protein, translated as MPRFFAVLFFAAFASFAAPASAQTAASDEEAIRAVVFDYFHGQGEHSRERLERAFAADDATMVSVQPNQQGVDTLRTFRDMGDVITTWVEGPSPANGARDGEILEVHILDGRLATVFFRYEARYYDAITLAKINGVWKIVSKAFVRQ; from the coding sequence ATGCCTCGCTTTTTCGCCGTCCTCTTCTTCGCTGCATTCGCAAGCTTTGCTGCGCCCGCAAGCGCACAAACAGCGGCCAGCGATGAAGAGGCGATCCGCGCCGTCGTGTTCGATTATTTCCACGGCCAGGGCGAGCACAGTCGCGAGCGGCTCGAGCGCGCGTTCGCCGCCGATGATGCCACCATGGTCTCAGTGCAACCCAATCAGCAGGGCGTCGATACCCTGCGCACGTTTCGCGATATGGGCGACGTGATCACGACTTGGGTCGAAGGCCCAAGCCCGGCGAACGGCGCACGCGATGGCGAAATCCTCGAAGTCCACATTCTCGATGGCCGCCTCGCCACCGTGTTCTTCCGCTACGAGGCTCGCTACTACGACGCCATCACGTTGGCGAAGATCAACGGCGTCTGGAAAATTGTCTCCAAAGCCTTCGTTCGGCAATAG
- a CDS encoding GFA family protein — protein sequence MIYRGACHCGVVSATYETDQPVRLRADGCSFCSSRGAKSASDPEGILQLTATKPLTRYRFGHKTADYLICPACGTYVATHMESERGAIGVINVVGLQIGELKNLPVTLTSLEGESVEERLKRRASRWTPMTLAEPT from the coding sequence ATGATCTACCGGGGCGCATGCCATTGCGGCGTGGTCAGCGCCACGTACGAAACGGACCAACCCGTCCGTCTCCGCGCTGACGGCTGCAGCTTCTGCTCGTCGCGCGGCGCTAAATCCGCCAGCGACCCAGAAGGCATCCTGCAGCTCACCGCAACCAAGCCCCTCACGCGCTACCGCTTCGGCCACAAGACCGCGGATTACCTCATTTGCCCCGCTTGCGGCACATACGTCGCCACGCACATGGAGAGCGAGCGCGGCGCGATCGGCGTCATCAACGTCGTCGGCCTTCAAATCGGCGAACTCAAAAATCTCCCGGTCACGCTGACGTCATTGGAAGGTGAATCCGTCGAAGAGCGCTTGAAGCGCCGCGCATCGCGTTGGACGCCTATGACGCTGGCCGAACCAACATGA
- a CDS encoding AMP-binding protein — protein sequence MAHRPFELARTRVTLFEALLRARDQRGGKYPILEDHERKVLSYDDLVRAAFALGGKLDLQIKKNETAGVMLPTGAGAVVTFFALHAIGRTPAMLNFTAGAMNLKSACEAANVKKILTSRLFVKKAGLEELAAELSKFATLIYLEDIRKSIDFGDKLIALTKGSFPRVFAAKGSPDDTAVILFTSGSYGTPKGAVLSHANLVSNVEQGYAHVPFEPDWSFFSPLPMFHCFGLLGGVLLPLFTGHKTFLFPSPLAVKEIPKLIKDTGANVFFATDTFAQQYARNADDEDMKGIRLMVLGAERVRPETREMYQKRFGVELLEGYGATEASPLISVNVPARNRHGTVGQFVPDLEWKLEPVPGIEGGQKLYVRGPNVMRGYLDPTKPFGIDLLPQGWHDTGDVVDVDAEGYIRILGRVKRFAKVGGEMVSLNAVESYAQQVWPGATHAAIAMPDSRKGERIMLFTSQQDAESSAFTAWCRANGVADIAVPKKIVPVEEIPLLGTGKTDYVALGRLAADLVAQAEAA from the coding sequence ATGGCGCATCGACCGTTCGAGCTTGCGCGCACCCGCGTCACCTTGTTCGAAGCTCTGCTCAGGGCCCGCGACCAGCGCGGCGGCAAGTATCCCATTCTCGAAGATCACGAGCGCAAGGTGCTGTCGTATGACGACCTCGTGCGCGCGGCGTTCGCGTTGGGCGGCAAGCTCGATCTGCAGATCAAGAAGAACGAGACCGCTGGCGTGATGCTGCCGACAGGCGCGGGCGCCGTGGTGACATTCTTTGCCCTGCACGCGATCGGCCGAACGCCGGCGATGCTCAACTTCACCGCTGGCGCGATGAATTTGAAGTCCGCGTGCGAAGCGGCGAATGTGAAAAAGATTCTGACCTCGCGGCTCTTCGTGAAGAAGGCCGGACTCGAAGAGCTCGCCGCCGAACTTTCGAAATTCGCGACGCTGATTTACCTCGAAGACATCCGCAAATCGATCGACTTCGGTGACAAGCTGATTGCCCTTACCAAAGGCTCGTTCCCGCGCGTGTTCGCGGCCAAGGGCAGCCCGGACGATACGGCGGTCATTCTCTTTACGTCGGGCTCCTACGGCACGCCGAAGGGCGCGGTGCTGTCGCACGCCAATCTCGTGTCGAACGTCGAGCAAGGCTACGCGCACGTGCCGTTCGAGCCGGATTGGAGCTTCTTCTCGCCGCTGCCGATGTTCCATTGTTTCGGCTTGCTGGGCGGCGTGCTGTTGCCGCTCTTCACCGGCCACAAGACTTTCCTCTTCCCCTCCCCCCTGGCTGTGAAAGAGATTCCGAAGCTGATCAAAGACACCGGCGCCAACGTCTTCTTCGCCACCGACACGTTCGCGCAGCAATATGCGCGCAACGCCGACGACGAAGACATGAAGGGCATCCGCCTCATGGTGCTGGGCGCCGAGCGCGTGCGGCCTGAGACGCGCGAGATGTATCAGAAGCGCTTCGGCGTTGAGTTGCTCGAAGGCTATGGCGCCACCGAAGCGTCGCCGCTGATTTCTGTGAACGTGCCAGCGCGCAATCGTCATGGCACGGTAGGCCAGTTCGTGCCGGACCTGGAGTGGAAGCTTGAGCCGGTGCCGGGCATCGAAGGCGGGCAAAAGCTTTATGTGCGCGGCCCGAACGTGATGCGCGGCTATCTCGATCCGACCAAGCCGTTCGGCATCGATCTTTTGCCGCAAGGTTGGCACGACACGGGCGACGTCGTTGACGTCGATGCCGAGGGCTACATCCGCATTCTTGGCCGCGTGAAGCGTTTCGCCAAGGTCGGCGGCGAGATGGTGTCGCTGAACGCCGTCGAGAGCTATGCGCAGCAAGTGTGGCCGGGCGCGACGCATGCGGCGATCGCGATGCCCGACTCGCGCAAGGGCGAACGCATCATGCTCTTCACCAGCCAACAGGACGCTGAATCGAGCGCATTCACGGCGTGGTGCAGGGCCAATGGCGTGGCCGACATCGCGGTGCCGAAGAAGATCGTGCCCGTGGAAGAAATTCCGCTGCTCGGCACCGGCAAGACCGATTACGTCGCGCTTGGGCGTTTGGCGGCGGACTTGGTGGCGCAGGCCGAGGCGGCTTGA
- the lipA gene encoding lipoyl synthase: protein MPTLIDLRQEGEKSRPRHPEKEGRPDSPSPRKPDWIRVKAPTSLGYHQTKELVRELKLHTVCEEAGCPNIGECWSQKHATFMILGGICTRACSFCNVATGKPLPLDQNEPDNVAYATAQMGLKHVVVTSVDRDDLDDGGADHFVRTIEAIRRSAPDTTIEILTPDFLRKPGAADRVIDAKPDVFNHNLETVPRLYHSIRPGARYYQSLRLLDSVKQRDPTQFTKSGLMVGLGEAKDEVLQVMDDLRVAGVDFLTIGQYLQPTKKHAAIDRFWTPEEFKALETIAYAKGFLMVSASPLTRSSHHAGEDFARLKAARLAQTQA, encoded by the coding sequence GTGCCGACGCTGATTGATTTGCGCCAGGAAGGGGAGAAGAGCCGCCCCCGCCACCCTGAAAAGGAGGGCCGGCCGGATTCGCCTAGTCCTCGGAAGCCAGACTGGATCCGGGTCAAGGCGCCGACAAGCCTCGGCTACCACCAAACCAAGGAGCTAGTGCGCGAGCTAAAGCTTCACACCGTCTGCGAAGAAGCCGGCTGCCCCAATATCGGCGAATGCTGGAGCCAAAAGCACGCCACCTTCATGATCCTCGGCGGCATCTGCACGCGCGCTTGCAGCTTCTGCAACGTGGCGACGGGCAAACCGCTGCCGCTCGATCAGAATGAGCCCGACAACGTCGCCTACGCCACAGCGCAGATGGGCCTGAAGCACGTCGTCGTCACCAGCGTCGATCGCGATGATCTCGACGACGGCGGCGCCGATCACTTCGTGCGCACCATCGAAGCCATCCGCCGCTCTGCGCCGGACACAACAATTGAGATTCTAACGCCTGACTTTCTGCGCAAGCCAGGCGCGGCCGACCGCGTCATCGATGCGAAGCCCGATGTGTTCAACCACAATCTCGAAACCGTACCGCGGCTCTACCACTCGATCCGCCCCGGCGCGCGTTACTACCAATCGCTGCGCTTGCTCGACTCCGTGAAGCAGCGCGATCCGACCCAGTTCACAAAGAGCGGCCTCATGGTCGGTCTTGGCGAAGCCAAGGACGAAGTGTTGCAGGTGATGGACGATCTCCGCGTCGCCGGCGTCGATTTCCTCACCATCGGCCAATACCTGCAGCCGACCAAGAAGCACGCCGCCATCGACCGCTTCTGGACGCCGGAGGAGTTCAAAGCGCTCGAAACCATCGCCTACGCCAAGGGCTTCTTGATGGTATCCGCCAGCCCGCTAACGCGCTCCTCGCACCATGCCGGCGAAGACTTCGCGCGTCTCAAAGCCGCGCGCCTGGCGCAAACGCAAGCCTAA
- the lpdA gene encoding dihydrolipoyl dehydrogenase, whose translation MSTSFDVIVIGSGPGGYVTAIRAAQLGLKTAIVERDRLGGICLNWGCIPTKALLRSAEVYRNAQHAKDFGLTIENVKFDPEAVVKRSRGVAGRMEKGVQFLMKKNKITVIEGEARLEKGSAAPKVIVKAKDGKDATYDAKHVILATGARAREIPAAGLKADGKRIWTYRDAMTPPSWPDSLLVFGSGAIGIEFASFYATFGVKTTVVELLDRVLPVEDEEISAFAKKRYEKEGLKILTSTEAKSLKATANGVEAVVSSNGKEETLTASHAIVAVGITGNIENLGLEALSVKTEKGHIVTDGYGKTNIAGLYAIGDVTGAPWLAHKASHEGIICIEAIAGQKPHPMIKERIPGCTYSHPQVASVGLTEAKAKEQGRDVKVGRFPFVGNGKAIALGEDQGMVKVVFDAKTGELLGAHMIGAEVTELIQGYAIAMQTETTEHELMETVFPHPTLSEMMHEAVLDAYGRVLHV comes from the coding sequence ATGAGCACCTCCTTCGACGTCATCGTGATCGGTTCCGGCCCCGGCGGCTACGTCACCGCCATTCGCGCCGCGCAACTCGGTTTGAAAACCGCCATCGTCGAACGCGACCGCTTAGGCGGCATCTGCCTCAACTGGGGCTGCATCCCGACAAAGGCGCTGCTGCGCTCCGCCGAAGTCTATCGCAACGCCCAACACGCCAAGGATTTCGGACTGACCATCGAAAACGTGAAGTTCGATCCTGAGGCGGTGGTGAAGCGGTCACGCGGCGTCGCCGGACGCATGGAGAAGGGCGTCCAGTTTCTGATGAAGAAGAACAAGATCACCGTGATCGAAGGCGAGGCGCGCCTTGAGAAGGGGAGTGCTGCGCCGAAGGTGATCGTGAAGGCCAAGGACGGCAAAGATGCCACTTACGACGCCAAGCACGTCATCCTCGCTACAGGCGCCCGCGCCCGCGAAATTCCTGCGGCTGGCTTGAAGGCTGACGGCAAACGCATCTGGACCTATCGCGATGCGATGACGCCGCCATCGTGGCCGGACTCGCTGCTCGTGTTCGGCTCCGGCGCCATCGGCATCGAGTTCGCCAGCTTCTACGCCACGTTCGGCGTGAAAACGACGGTGGTGGAATTGCTCGATCGAGTGCTACCGGTCGAAGACGAAGAAATCTCAGCCTTCGCCAAGAAGCGCTACGAGAAGGAGGGGCTGAAGATCCTCACCTCCACCGAAGCGAAGTCACTGAAGGCGACGGCGAACGGCGTCGAAGCCGTCGTGTCCTCAAACGGCAAAGAAGAAACGCTCACCGCCAGCCACGCCATCGTCGCTGTCGGCATCACCGGCAACATCGAGAACCTCGGTCTTGAAGCGCTCAGCGTCAAAACCGAGAAGGGCCACATCGTCACGGACGGCTATGGGAAAACCAACATCGCCGGCCTCTACGCGATCGGCGATGTCACCGGCGCGCCGTGGCTGGCGCACAAAGCCAGCCACGAAGGCATCATCTGCATCGAAGCCATCGCTGGCCAGAAGCCGCACCCGATGATCAAGGAGCGCATTCCCGGTTGCACCTATTCCCATCCGCAAGTCGCCAGCGTCGGCCTCACCGAAGCCAAAGCGAAAGAGCAGGGCCGCGACGTCAAAGTCGGCCGCTTTCCCTTCGTCGGCAACGGCAAAGCCATCGCGCTCGGTGAGGATCAGGGCATGGTCAAAGTCGTGTTCGACGCCAAGACCGGCGAACTCCTCGGCGCCCACATGATCGGCGCCGAAGTCACCGAATTGATCCAGGGGTATGCCATTGCGATGCAGACGGAGACCACCGAGCATGAACTCATGGAAACGGTTTTCCCGCATCCGACGCTGAGCGAGATGATGCACGAAGCTGTGCTCGATGCGTACGGTCGCGTGCTGCACGTCTGA
- a CDS encoding ABZJ_00895 family protein: MSEAAQPTYSVAANLRWFAVVYIVALILLGFIVNLLRTVGVDLPSTGIGIGVFAALVYLAGSRFAARREWTGRDRHNLALGYVAVAITVSCTLMAIVMLLDPATAAMLMGIGDMIGVVLAIAAGVALFYYGMARLMLMMLARRGKQQ, encoded by the coding sequence GTGAGCGAAGCCGCGCAACCGACGTACTCCGTCGCCGCGAACCTGCGCTGGTTTGCGGTTGTGTATATCGTTGCGCTGATCCTGCTCGGCTTCATCGTGAACTTGTTGCGCACCGTCGGCGTGGACTTGCCTAGCACCGGCATTGGCATCGGCGTGTTCGCAGCGCTCGTGTACCTGGCCGGCAGCCGCTTCGCGGCGCGTCGCGAATGGACCGGCCGCGATCGCCACAACCTTGCGCTCGGTTATGTCGCCGTCGCCATCACGGTCTCATGCACGCTGATGGCGATTGTGATGCTGCTCGATCCCGCTACGGCGGCGATGCTCATGGGTATCGGCGACATGATCGGCGTAGTGCTCGCCATCGCCGCCGGCGTGGCGCTCTTCTACTACGGCATGGCGCGGCTGATGCTGATGATGCTTGCGCGCAGGGGGAAACAACAATGA
- a CDS encoding RidA family protein — protein MKLTAHNASSAPQPTGGYAQIVEVSAATRFAYVSGQVPATRDGALPESFADQSRLIWKNIEAQLAEVGMTLDNLVKVTTFLSDRKYNLENRAIRNEIMGDRTPAITVIICGIFEEAWLLEIEVVAAA, from the coding sequence ATGAAGCTCACCGCCCACAACGCATCCTCGGCCCCGCAACCCACCGGCGGCTACGCGCAGATCGTCGAGGTCTCCGCCGCGACGCGCTTCGCCTACGTCAGCGGCCAAGTGCCCGCGACGCGTGACGGCGCCCTGCCGGAAAGCTTCGCCGACCAATCCCGCCTGATTTGGAAGAACATCGAAGCGCAACTCGCCGAAGTCGGCATGACGCTCGACAATCTGGTGAAGGTCACCACGTTCCTCAGCGACCGCAAATACAATCTCGAAAACCGCGCCATCCGCAACGAAATCATGGGCGACCGCACGCCGGCGATCACCGTCATCATCTGCGGCATCTTCGAGGAAGCCTGGCTGCTCGAAATCGAAGTGGTGGCGGCCGCATGA
- a CDS encoding MAPEG family protein — protein MTPELTYLAYSILLLFIVVMIQASANIRQHGGLVLANNRDNLPASNTFPARAKRNVENLRENLWFFVPLVLIAAVANISNQWTILGAQLFFWARVGHAVIYLAGWPVIRPLFWLAGIVACAFIFLAVLGILN, from the coding sequence ATGACGCCGGAGCTTACCTATCTCGCCTATTCGATCCTGCTGCTTTTCATCGTCGTGATGATCCAAGCCAGCGCCAACATCCGCCAGCACGGCGGCCTCGTCCTCGCCAACAACCGCGACAATCTTCCCGCGTCCAACACGTTCCCGGCGCGCGCCAAGCGCAACGTTGAGAACCTGCGCGAAAACCTTTGGTTCTTCGTACCGCTCGTTCTCATCGCCGCCGTCGCCAACATCTCCAACCAATGGACAATCCTCGGCGCGCAGCTCTTCTTCTGGGCGCGCGTGGGCCACGCCGTGATCTACCTCGCCGGCTGGCCGGTCATTCGTCCGCTGTTTTGGCTCGCTGGAATCGTCGCGTGCGCATTTATCTTCCTTGCCGTTCTCGGGATCTTGAACTGA
- a CDS encoding nuclear transport factor 2 family protein gives MLRFIAALFLFLAPAAPALAQHHSDEEGIRAAVFDYFNGQTVSSAEQLNRAFVADNATMVGLMRAQDGTESLRTWRDMNEVITNWSANPNPAAPGRDGEILDMQVVDGRIATVIFRSTTMFYDALTLMKIDGQWRIVAKAFIRQ, from the coding sequence ATGCTTCGCTTCATCGCCGCGTTGTTCCTCTTCCTCGCCCCCGCCGCGCCCGCGTTGGCGCAGCACCACAGCGACGAAGAAGGCATCCGCGCCGCCGTGTTCGACTATTTCAACGGGCAGACCGTCTCCAGCGCCGAGCAACTCAACCGCGCCTTCGTCGCCGACAACGCCACCATGGTCGGCCTCATGCGCGCGCAGGACGGCACGGAATCGCTCCGCACCTGGCGCGACATGAACGAAGTCATCACCAACTGGTCCGCCAACCCCAATCCAGCCGCTCCCGGACGCGACGGCGAAATTCTCGACATGCAAGTCGTCGACGGTCGCATCGCCACGGTGATCTTCCGCTCAACCACGATGTTCTACGACGCGCTCACGCTCATGAAGATCGACGGCCAATGGCGCATCGTCGCCAAAGCCTTCATCAGACAATAG
- a CDS encoding pyruvate dehydrogenase complex E1 component subunit beta → MTQILMPALSPTMEEGNLAKWLVKVGDKIEPGQVIAEIETDKATMEVEAVDEGTVTALLIEEGAQGVKVNTPIAELQGEGEAVQQKLSPPSRGRGQGEGGRSDAPTPASTRTTDRPPPPTPAPQGGGGPTAQTDPEIPAGTQMIKITLRDALRDAMAEEMRRDDKVFVMGEEVAEYQGAYKVTRELLQEFGPTRVVDTPITEHGFAGLGVGAAMAGLKPIVEFMTWNFAMQAIDHIINSAAKTLYMSGGQIKSSIVFRGPNGAASRVAAQHSQDYSSWYSHIPGLIVIAPYDAADAKGLLKAAIRNPNPVVFLEHEMLYGTEFEIPDVADWIVPIGKAKVRRQGVDVTITAHARMVGHALKAADELSKQGIEAEVIDLRTLRPLDSATIIESVKKTNRLVTVEEGWGQSGVGAEICARVMSEAFDYLDAPPTRIHQVDAPLAYAANLEALALPNVDDIVDAVKAVTYR, encoded by the coding sequence ATGACGCAAATCCTCATGCCCGCGCTTTCTCCAACGATGGAGGAGGGTAACCTTGCCAAGTGGTTGGTGAAGGTCGGCGACAAAATCGAACCCGGCCAAGTCATCGCCGAGATCGAAACCGACAAAGCCACGATGGAAGTCGAAGCCGTCGACGAAGGCACAGTGACGGCGCTCCTGATCGAAGAAGGCGCGCAAGGTGTGAAGGTGAACACCCCGATCGCCGAGCTGCAGGGCGAAGGCGAAGCCGTGCAACAAAAACTCTCTCCCCCCTCGCGGGGGAGAGGGCAGGGTGAGGGGGGGCGTTCCGACGCGCCAACGCCTGCAAGCACACGCACGACGGACCGCCCCCCACCCCCAACCCCCGCCCCGCAAGGGGGCGGGGGCCCAACCGCGCAAACAGATCCCGAAATCCCAGCCGGCACGCAGATGATTAAAATCACGCTCCGCGACGCGTTGCGTGACGCCATGGCCGAAGAGATGCGCCGCGACGACAAAGTCTTCGTCATGGGCGAAGAGGTCGCCGAGTACCAAGGCGCCTACAAAGTCACGCGCGAACTCCTGCAAGAGTTCGGCCCGACGCGCGTCGTCGATACCCCCATCACCGAACACGGCTTCGCCGGCCTCGGCGTCGGCGCGGCGATGGCGGGCCTGAAGCCTATCGTCGAGTTCATGACTTGGAATTTCGCGATGCAAGCGATCGACCACATCATCAACTCCGCCGCCAAAACGCTCTACATGTCCGGCGGCCAGATCAAGTCCTCGATCGTCTTCCGCGGCCCCAACGGCGCAGCCAGCCGCGTCGCCGCGCAGCACAGCCAAGATTACTCGTCGTGGTACTCTCACATCCCCGGCCTCATCGTCATCGCGCCCTACGACGCCGCTGACGCCAAAGGCTTGCTCAAAGCCGCCATCCGAAATCCGAACCCGGTCGTCTTCCTCGAACACGAAATGCTCTACGGCACCGAGTTCGAAATCCCCGACGTCGCCGATTGGATCGTCCCGATCGGCAAAGCCAAAGTCCGTCGCCAGGGCGTCGACGTCACCATCACCGCGCACGCGCGCATGGTCGGCCACGCCCTCAAAGCCGCCGACGAACTCTCCAAGCAAGGCATCGAAGCGGAAGTCATCGATCTCCGCACCCTCCGCCCGCTCGACAGCGCGACCATCATCGAGAGCGTGAAGAAAACCAACCGCCTCGTCACCGTGGAAGAGGGCTGGGGCCAATCCGGCGTCGGCGCCGAAATCTGCGCCCGCGTCATGAGCGAAGCGTTCGACTATCTCGACGCCCCCCCAACCCGCATCCACCAAGTCGACGCGCCGCTCGCATATGCCGCCAACTTAGAAGCGCTCGCGCTGCCAAACGTGGACGACATCGTCGATGCCGTGAAAGCCGTGACGTATCGCTGA
- a CDS encoding pyruvate dehydrogenase complex dihydrolipoamide acetyltransferase, giving the protein MTTSITMPALSPTMEEGNLAKWHVKVGDKIEPGQVIAEIETDKATMEVEAVDEGVIAEILVPEGSQGVKVNTPIATLAGEGEAAKPVKKEETLQAQKKATQTQSSSPLVGEGSEGGAGGASSGENTAATPPPTAPTRGGERVLASPLARRLAEQGGIDLSGLRGSGPNGRIVKSDIEAAAKSPRAAQAPQQSREVAKPAPQQAPAHLSLEQQGIRPGSYDLVPLDLMRKTIAKRMTASFRDVPHFPLTIDLEIDALLKARGEINKRFADNGVKISVNDMCIKAAALALKLVPEANASYTPDGLAMHHHADIGVAVAIPHGLITPIVWAAETKGLAQISHEMTDLADRARNKKLKPEEFQGGTFTISNMGMLGIKSFASIINEPHGMIMSIGAGEKRPIVKNDALAIATMMTVTVTCDHRVVDGALGAAFLKAFKSFLEDPMAMLL; this is encoded by the coding sequence ATGACGACTTCGATCACCATGCCCGCTTTGTCGCCCACGATGGAAGAGGGCAACCTCGCCAAGTGGCACGTCAAGGTGGGCGACAAGATCGAACCCGGCCAAGTCATCGCCGAGATCGAAACCGATAAAGCGACGATGGAAGTCGAAGCCGTCGATGAAGGCGTGATCGCGGAAATTCTGGTGCCTGAGGGCAGCCAAGGCGTGAAGGTCAACACCCCGATCGCAACGCTTGCGGGTGAAGGCGAAGCGGCGAAGCCGGTGAAGAAGGAAGAGACGTTGCAGGCACAAAAGAAGGCGACGCAAACTCAGTCATCCTCCCCCCTTGTGGGGGAGGGCAGCGAGGGGGGTGCGGGCGGCGCTTCATCCGGAGAGAACACCGCCGCTACCCCGCCCCCAACCGCGCCCACAAGGGGCGGGGAGCGCGTGTTGGCTTCCCCACTCGCCCGCCGTCTCGCCGAGCAAGGCGGCATCGATCTCTCCGGCCTCCGCGGCTCCGGCCCCAACGGCCGCATCGTAAAGTCCGACATCGAAGCCGCCGCCAAATCCCCGCGCGCCGCCCAAGCGCCGCAACAATCGCGCGAAGTCGCCAAGCCCGCGCCGCAACAAGCGCCGGCGCATCTGTCGCTCGAACAGCAAGGCATCCGCCCCGGAAGCTACGATCTCGTCCCGCTCGACCTCATGCGCAAAACCATCGCCAAGCGCATGACGGCCTCGTTCCGCGACGTGCCGCACTTTCCGCTCACCATCGATCTCGAAATCGACGCGCTGCTGAAAGCCCGCGGCGAGATCAACAAGCGCTTCGCCGACAACGGCGTGAAAATCTCCGTCAACGACATGTGCATCAAGGCGGCCGCCCTCGCGCTAAAGCTCGTGCCCGAAGCCAACGCCAGCTACACGCCCGATGGGCTAGCCATGCACCACCACGCCGACATCGGCGTCGCCGTCGCCATCCCTCACGGCCTAATCACGCCGATCGTCTGGGCCGCCGAAACCAAGGGCCTCGCGCAAATCAGCCACGAAATGACCGATCTCGCCGACCGTGCGCGCAACAAAAAGCTGAAGCCCGAAGAATTCCAAGGCGGCACGTTCACGATCTCGAACATGGGCATGCTCGGCATCAAGAGCTTCGCCTCGATCATCAACGAACCGCACGGCATGATCATGAGCATCGGCGCCGGCGAAAAACGCCCGATCGTGAAGAACGACGCCCTCGCCATCGCCACTATGATGACGGTCACGGTGACGTGCGATCACCGCGTCGTTGATGGCGCGCTCGGCGCAGCGTTCCTCAAAGCCTTCAAGAGCTTCCTGGAAGACCCGATGGCGATGTTGCTGTGA
- a CDS encoding DUF4386 domain-containing protein, which translates to MTLSYATQARIAGLSYLVVALTGAFNLLIVPAEIIGADAATTFANAQAQAQLFRLGITAGIVCQIFFVITPVLLYVLLAPLGRIAALLMLGFALVSVPISFANISEHMAILQLATGEGAANTIAAIAQHTDAYNRGASLVGIFWGLWLAPLGWLIAKSGTIPRILGIFLILGCIGYVTHFFLSFFAPGYEATPIADYIHTPSAIGELGTCLWFLILGAKDKRPT; encoded by the coding sequence ATGACCCTTTCCTACGCCACCCAAGCCCGCATCGCCGGCCTGAGCTACCTCGTCGTAGCCCTCACTGGCGCGTTCAATCTGCTCATCGTCCCCGCCGAGATCATCGGCGCCGACGCCGCGACAACGTTCGCCAACGCCCAAGCTCAGGCGCAACTCTTCCGCCTCGGCATCACCGCCGGCATCGTCTGCCAGATCTTCTTCGTCATCACGCCGGTGCTGCTCTACGTGTTGCTCGCGCCGCTCGGCCGCATCGCAGCGCTGCTGATGCTCGGTTTCGCGCTCGTCAGCGTGCCGATCTCGTTCGCCAATATCAGCGAGCACATGGCGATCCTTCAACTCGCAACCGGGGAGGGCGCCGCCAACACGATCGCCGCCATCGCCCAACACACCGACGCCTACAATCGCGGCGCGTCGCTCGTCGGCATCTTCTGGGGCCTGTGGCTCGCACCGCTCGGCTGGCTCATCGCCAAAAGCGGCACGATCCCGCGCATCCTCGGCATCTTCCTCATCCTCGGCTGCATCGGCTACGTCACGCACTTCTTCCTGTCGTTCTTCGCGCCCGGCTACGAAGCAACGCCCATCGCCGACTACATCCACACCCCCAGCGCCATCGGCGAACTCGGCACGTGCCTGTGGTTCCTGATCCTAGGCGCGAAAGACAAACGGCCGACGTGA